From one Dermacentor silvarum isolate Dsil-2018 chromosome 3, BIME_Dsil_1.4, whole genome shotgun sequence genomic stretch:
- the LOC119446872 gene encoding uncharacterized protein LOC119446872 has product MSQSPHRRASETTSKTSRASRASRVLQSVRHSIATEMTTAMSEVTVARRPFLTAETVGELQEEERGTSTFSWDASLLASSASLFWVMLDVMFKLNPSIATPKLLFHFSLGIFVGSMTLMSGIAEPYGPLAAQSLLFMRSIAMTGAHFARLFSLRFLTVIDAYTVSSLGPVLSVLPECASRRGATVGRVLPLCMVAIALALLGYSKQFRAPDPMSVRHFAAGCVLTLTASVLRATVSHFNDATWHLPTVVQEFHFSFVSLIAACVLVVFFDNMRTLYIDLDMGAMVFLAQVSFAYLFALTKARSLEHHGVVNLFVYGLDACLSLTVSHLVLDEVSSRQSDCAALLVMTAVMVVEACRIGQLHVDSCSHHTWWLVLNLPIMSPPRLQSPPGT; this is encoded by the exons ATGTCGCAGTCGCCGCACAGGAGGGCCTCGGAAACGACATCGAAGACGTCGCGCGCCTCCAGGGCTTCCCGCGTGCTTCAATCTGTCCGGCACAGCATCGCCACGGAGATGACGACCGCCATGTCGGAGGTGACCGTGGCCCGGCGGCCCTTCCTCACCGCGGAGACGGTGGGCGAGCTCCAGGAAGAGGAACGCGGCACCTCCACCTTCTCCTGGGACGCGTCCCTGCTCGCCTCGAGCGCCTCCCTCTTCTGGGTGATGCTGGACGTGATGTTCAAGCTGAACCCGTCCATCGCGACGCCCAAGCTGCTGTTCCACTTCTCGCTGGGCATCTTCGTGGGCAGCATGACGCTCATGTCGGGCATCGCCGAACCGTACGGCCCGCTGGCTGCCCAGTCGCTGCTGTTCATGCGCAGCATCGCCATGACCGGCGCGCACTTCGCGCGCCTCTTCTCGCTGCGGTTCCTGACCGTCATCGACGCGTACACCGTCAGCAGCCTGGGACCCGTGCTGTCGGTGCTGCCGGAGTGCGCCAGCCGCCGGGGGGCCACCGTGGGTCGCGTGCTGCCGCTGTGCATGGTCGCGATCGCCCTGGCCCTGCTCGGCTACTCGAAGCAGTTCCGCGCCCCGGATCCCATGTCGGTCCGTCACTTCGCGGCTGGCTGCGTGCTCACGCTCACGGCGTCGGTGCTGCGCGCCACTGTCAGCCACTTCAACGATGCCACGTGGCACCTGCCCACCGTGGTGCAGGAGTTCCACTTCTCGTTCGTCAGCCTCATCGCGGCCTGCGTGCTGGTCGTGTTCTTCGACAACATGCGCACCCTGTACATCGACCTCGACATGGGCGCCATGGTGTTCCTGGCGCAG GTGAGCTTCGCGTACCTCTTCGCCCTGACCAAGGCGCGTAGCCTGGAGCACCACGGCGTGGTCAACCTCTTCGTGTACGGCCTGGACGCGTGCCTCTCGCTCACCGTCTCGCACCTGGTTCTCGACGAGGTGTCGAGTCGCCAAAGCGACTGCGCCGCGCTGCTCGTGATGACGGCCGTCATGGTCGTCGAGGCCTGTCGGATCGGTCAGCTGCACGTGGACTCGTGCTCCCACCACACCTGGTGGCTCGTGCTCAACTTGCCCATAATGTCGCCTCCGAGGCTACAGTCACCTCCGGGAACCTGA